A genomic segment from Polyodon spathula isolate WHYD16114869_AA unplaced genomic scaffold, ASM1765450v1 scaffolds_1293, whole genome shotgun sequence encodes:
- the pknox2 gene encoding homeobox protein PKNOX2: protein MHQSSTPSMTTISSALNPSGIIVPASTLQQGNVAMTTISSSQVVSGGTLYQPVTMVTSQGQVLTQAIPQGTIQIQNAQLNLDLSSLLDSEDKKSKNKRGVLPKHATNIMRSWLFQHLMHPYPTEDEKRQIAGQTNLTLLQVNNWFINARRRILQPMLDASNPDPAPKAKKMKSQHRPTQRFWPDSIVAGVLQPQGAHSGNNADGSLVMDRLQPLSSDSATLAMQQAMLGGGGEDSLDGTEEEEEDEEEEEDEEEEMEEEEEEEEEEEEGGQRLHTTDVGELGLEHSDSLE from the exons ATGCACCAGAGCTCCACCCCTTCCATGACGACCATCTCCAGTGCGCTCAATCCCTCGGGAATCATTGTCCCGGCGAGCACGCTGCAGCAGGGCAATGTCGCCATGACGACCATCAGCTCCTCACAGGTGGTGTCAG GTGGGACCCTGTACCAGCCGGTTACTATGGTGACGTCACAGGGGCAGGTGTTGACCCAAGCCATCCCCCAGGGAACCATCCAGATCCAAAACGCACAG CTGAACCTGGATCTGTCTTCCCTTCTGGACAGTGAGGATAAGAAGTCAAAGAACAAGCGAGGAGTCCTCCCCAAACACGCCACCAACATCATGCGATCATGGCTCTTCCAGCACCTcatg CACCCGTACCCCACGGAGGATGAGAAGCGACAAATCGCAGGGCAGACCAACCTAACTTTACTGCAGGTCAACAACTG GTTCATTAACGCGAGGAGGCGGATCTTGCAGCCCATGCTGGACGCCAGTAACCCTGACCCCGCCCCCAAAGCCAAGAAGATGAAGTCACAGCACCGGCCCACCCAGCGATTCTGGCCGGACTCCATAGTAGCGGGGGTCCTCCAGCCACAAGGGGCGCACTCTGGCAACAACGCCGATG ggTCTTTGGTGATGGACAGGCTGCAACCCCTGTCCTCGGATTCAGCCACCCTTGCTATGCAGCAGGCCATgctgggagggggtggggaggaCTCACTCGACGGcacagaggaggaagaggaggatgaggaggaagaggaggatgaagaagaGGAgatggaagaggaggaggaggaggaggaggaggaggaggagggagggcagCGGCTGCACACCACTGACGTGGGAGAGCTGGGCTTGGAGCACAGCGACTCCCTGGAGTGA